Sequence from the bacterium genome:
ATTCAAGTCTCCTACGCCGGAATAGCCCTCCGCCGGGGTTCGTGTAGAGGGCAACTCACATGCTAAACGACCTCTCACCTGAAGCGGTGTTCTTGACTCTGGCTCTTGGCTTTGGTGTGGCGTTCGGGATCGCTACACCCCCCTTCGACAGCCCTGACGAATGGCGACACTTCTCTCGTGCTTATGTGATCTCCGAAGGCCACTATCAAGCTGCTGGTCGACTTCCCCCGTCCCAACTATCGGTTCCAGTCGATGTGCTGGCCATCCACGAGCTACACGGACCGCTTCGCCGTTCTCACGTATTCCTTGAGGGTTTTTCCTGGCTACGCGACCCGGTCTTGCCCCGAAGCCGCATCCCTCTCGTGGGAGACGCAAGCCTCCGCGGCGCGGGCCTCTCCAGCCCAATCACGTACGCGCCTCAAGCCGGATTTCTACTTCTCGG
This genomic interval carries:
- a CDS encoding DUF2142 domain-containing protein, with translation MFLTLALGFGVAFGIATPPFDSPDEWRHFSRAYVISEGHYQAAGRLPPSQLSVPVDVLAIHELHGPLRRSHVFLEGFSWLRDPVLPRSRIPLVGDASLRGAGLSSPITYAPQAGFLLLGRQLGLSAAALLYLGRLATLLSWASLCWLAIRVTPTRRWSFTLLCLTPMSLFLAASVSADPLTSGLSLLLLALAPIRRIEVKAGH